In Carya illinoinensis cultivar Pawnee chromosome 9, C.illinoinensisPawnee_v1, whole genome shotgun sequence, the following are encoded in one genomic region:
- the LOC122276151 gene encoding uncharacterized protein LOC122276151: protein METSGSNSSSSANRPTRQSNNSSTEKTIEEDIFVNHAEIAWHERRKQWVGDHSRKSQRAPREQAMSLTATYEDLLLSSEPFQQPISLAEMVDFLVDIWNEEGLYD from the exons ATGGAAACCAGTGGTAGCAATTCTAGTTCCAGTGCAAATCGACCTACCAGACAATCAAATAATTCCAGCACGGAGAAGACTATTGAGGAAGATATCTTTGTTAATCATG CTGAGATAGCATGGCATGAGAGAAGAAAACAATGGGTTGGCGACCATTCAAGAAAATCACAAAGAGCACCTAGAGAACAGGCTATGAG CTTGACTGCTACTTATGAGGATCTCCTTTTATCATCTGAACCTTTCCAGCAGCCAATATCCTTAGCT GAGATGGTAGATTTTTTGGTTGACATCTGGAATGAAGAAGGCCTCTACGACTAG